GCTCATAGCGGGCACGGCAAGCTGCAGTAGTCGGCAGATTGGAAGAAGCCATAAATGTTGACGAGGGGGAACATGAGCAGGGCACCCAGCAGGGATCCCAGCTGCTCCAGTGCCCCGTACCACACCAGTGCACTGTGACTGCGGCTCCGAAGGATGACCCCGGCCATCACCTTCACGTAGGAGAGCGTTCCGGTGAAGAGCACCCAAGAGAGGATCTGGTGGCACAGGAGAGAGGGGTCAGCGGGGACAGTGAGACCCTTCCCGAGGGTTGAGGGACCCAAAGACTTACGATGATGGCGTCACCCCACTGGGAATGCTGTAGGAGGGGACACGGGCTCATCACTGCTATGGCCATGTTGTAGGCGCCGAAGCCTGTGCCTGCAAGGCTGAGGGTGCCCAGTAGGACCAGGGACCTGCAAGGGACAGGTAGGTGACACCAGGCAGCGCTGCCACCCCAGCACAGAGTGAGGCACAGCCCCATGGTGTGGGCTGCCCAGCGAGCAGGCTCCATGCTGGCCCCATCGTCCTTCCTGGGTGTCTCTGCTGCCAGGGCACGTGCAACCTGAGGACACCCAGCTTCCTGGGACTCTCACCCAGCACCCCAAAATGGGGCTGTTTTGGGTCCCCCATACCTACCTGCTGGGCAGGACCATGGCCACGATGCAGGCGAGAGGGTTGGCCATGGAGCTGAGCGTGGCCGAGAGGTGATACGCGGTGTTGCCATATGGCAGGCAAGAGTAGGACTGCACAGATGGCAGGACCCCATTTGTCAGAGAGCTCACCCAAGTGATAAGGAGGTAGATGAAGGCAAGCTTGGCCACAGAATAGGAGACCTTCTCCGGGTGGGTCTCCATGGGCCGCTTGGTGCTCTTTGGGCATGAGTAGCCTTCGCCTCGTCCCGTGCCACCGCCATCCTCAAGGATCTGGTCAAAGGAGTTCAGTATGATGGTGCTGGGACACaactgctgctgggagagctcCCATACCTTGGGCTGCCTggtcaggaagaagaaagccaCCAAGCAGGCCACCATCATCGCAGTcatgaggaggaagaagatgaagGTAGAGAAGCGGGCTGGGAGGTAGCGGGTCTCCATCTGGAAGATAGTGTCCTCCACGGTCTGGTTGTCAGAGGTGATATTGACCAAATGGCTGACATTGGCACAGCTGGAGATGCCGGAGCCCTGGCCCAGGGCAATGAGAGCAGGGATCAACCCGCTGAGTCCTTCACCTACGAAGAAGGTGGTGAGGTATTGGGCCTGCAGCTGCATCATGAAGGGCAGGAAGGTGACGGAGGAAGTGCAGTCAACCAGGGCCAAGAAGAAGGTGAGGATCAGGAATGCAGTGCTGCGGGTGGTCCCTGCGATGGGGGATGTGTAGTCCCAGAGGAAGGCCAGCAGCAAGCAGGCCACGATGCCCACAGACACAACCACATAGATAACCACCACCTCCTTCAGCGAGCCGGGCCAGAAGCGGTGCATGAGGGTGACGAAGAGCGGCCCCACGTTGGCCATCTggatgatgatggtgatgtAGGAGGGCAGGTCCCACTGCTCTGgcagcacagt
This genomic window from Excalfactoria chinensis isolate bCotChi1 chromosome 15, bCotChi1.hap2, whole genome shotgun sequence contains:
- the SLC52A3 gene encoding solute carrier family 52, riboflavin transporter, member 3 yields the protein MALLTHLLACVFGTGSWVAINGLWVELPLLVTVLPEQWDLPSYITIIIQMANVGPLFVTLMHRFWPGSLKEVVVIYVVVSVGIVACLLLAFLWDYTSPIAGTTRSTAFLILTFFLALVDCTSSVTFLPFMMQLQAQYLTTFFVGEGLSGLIPALIALGQGSGISSCANVSHLVNITSDNQTVEDTIFQMETRYLPARFSTFIFFLLMTAMMVACLVAFFFLTRQPKVWELSQQQLCPSTIILNSFDQILEDGGGTGRGEGYSCPKSTKRPMETHPEKVSYSVAKLAFIYLLITWVSSLTNGVLPSVQSYSCLPYGNTAYHLSATLSSMANPLACIVAMVLPSRSLVLLGTLSLAGTGFGAYNMAIAVMSPCPLLQHSQWGDAIIILSWVLFTGTLSYVKVMAGVILRSRSHSALVWYGALEQLGSLLGALLMFPLVNIYGFFQSADYCSLPCPL